In one Pirellulales bacterium genomic region, the following are encoded:
- a CDS encoding alpha/beta hydrolase-fold protein, which produces MISCRFACTVSQFVLLALFFSPRHTCAVDDYQPGPDSQRQPGVPQGKVTQHFWKSKVFEGTERDYWVYVPAQYTPEEPAAVMVFQDGGGYVDEKRDFRVPIVFDNLIFGGDMPVTIGLFINPGSFPPKEPNGQAKSNRSFEYDTLSDQYARFLLEEMLPELAKSYKLADDASARAICGISSGGICAFTVAWQRPDAFSKVLSHVGSFTNIRGGHVYPALIRQTEKKPVRVFLQDGSGDLDNKFGNWPLANQQMAAALKFAGYDYQFVYGDGGHNGKHGGAILPDSLRWLWRDYKPPAANK; this is translated from the coding sequence ATGATCTCTTGCCGCTTCGCCTGCACGGTTTCGCAGTTTGTGTTGCTTGCACTTTTCTTCTCGCCACGACACACTTGTGCCGTGGACGACTATCAGCCCGGACCCGATTCGCAGCGTCAGCCCGGCGTACCGCAGGGCAAGGTCACGCAGCACTTCTGGAAGAGCAAGGTGTTCGAGGGCACCGAGCGCGACTACTGGGTCTACGTGCCGGCGCAGTACACGCCCGAAGAGCCGGCGGCGGTGATGGTCTTTCAGGACGGCGGCGGCTACGTCGATGAAAAACGCGATTTCCGCGTTCCCATCGTGTTCGACAACCTGATCTTCGGCGGCGACATGCCGGTGACCATCGGCCTGTTTATCAATCCGGGATCCTTTCCGCCGAAGGAGCCCAACGGGCAGGCGAAATCGAATCGCAGCTTCGAGTACGACACGCTCAGCGACCAGTATGCCCGCTTCCTGTTGGAGGAGATGCTGCCCGAACTCGCAAAGAGCTACAAATTGGCAGACGACGCTTCCGCACGGGCGATCTGCGGCATCAGTTCCGGCGGCATTTGCGCGTTTACGGTGGCCTGGCAGCGTCCCGACGCCTTCAGCAAGGTGCTGAGCCATGTGGGGAGCTTCACGAACATCCGCGGCGGGCACGTCTACCCGGCCCTGATCCGCCAGACGGAAAAGAAGCCGGTCCGGGTGTTCTTGCAGGACGGTTCGGGCGACCTGGACAACAAGTTTGGCAACTGGCCCTTGGCCAATCAGCAGATGGCGGCCGCACTGAAATTCGCCGGCTACGATTATCAGTTCGTCTACGGCGACGGTGGACACAACGGCAAGCACGGCGGCGCCATTCTGCCCGACTCGCTTCGCTGGCTGTGGCGAGATTACAAGCCGCCCGCGGCGAACAAATAG
- a CDS encoding MoxR family ATPase — protein sequence MPNELDPFQAEQQIVEQIRVGRRRIDAELSKVIIGQKQVIEQLLISLFAGGHCLITGAPGLAKTLLVRSIAQIFHLKFQRIQFTPDLMPADITGTEILEQTPDGHRRMQFVKGPVFANVILADEINRTPPKTQAALLEAMQEHQVTVGGVRYTFEEPFFVLATQNPIEMEGTYPLPEAQLDRFMFNVEIDYLPEDDEVAVVKQTTSRRPEPIEPIYTGDDVRNFHEVVRRVPVAEALVRYAVRLAAASRPGQPGSPAFINDWVSWGAGTRAAQFLVLGAKVRALFEGRAHVTIDDLRALVHVTLRHRILVGYRAEAEGVSVDQVVDRLLETVPAPG from the coding sequence ATGCCAAACGAACTCGATCCCTTCCAAGCCGAGCAACAAATCGTCGAGCAAATCCGCGTCGGAAGGCGGCGGATCGATGCCGAGCTGTCGAAGGTCATCATCGGGCAAAAGCAGGTCATCGAGCAGCTCTTGATCAGCCTGTTCGCGGGCGGACATTGCCTGATCACCGGCGCGCCGGGACTTGCCAAGACGCTGCTGGTGCGGTCGATCGCGCAAATCTTTCACCTCAAATTCCAGCGCATCCAGTTCACGCCCGACCTGATGCCGGCCGACATCACGGGCACCGAAATCCTGGAGCAAACGCCCGACGGCCACCGCCGCATGCAGTTCGTCAAGGGTCCGGTCTTCGCCAACGTGATCCTGGCCGACGAGATCAACCGCACGCCGCCCAAGACGCAGGCCGCGCTGTTGGAAGCAATGCAAGAACACCAGGTGACCGTGGGCGGCGTGCGCTACACGTTCGAAGAGCCGTTCTTCGTGCTGGCCACGCAGAACCCGATCGAGATGGAGGGGACGTATCCTTTGCCGGAGGCGCAGCTCGACCGCTTCATGTTCAACGTCGAGATCGACTATTTGCCCGAAGACGACGAAGTGGCGGTCGTGAAGCAAACCACTTCGCGGCGGCCGGAGCCGATCGAGCCGATTTACACGGGCGACGACGTGCGGAACTTTCACGAGGTGGTGCGCCGCGTGCCGGTGGCCGAAGCGCTGGTGCGGTATGCCGTGCGATTGGCCGCGGCCAGCCGGCCCGGCCAGCCCGGCTCGCCCGCCTTCATCAACGACTGGGTGAGCTGGGGCGCGGGAACGCGGGCCGCCCAGTTCCTGGTGCTGGGGGCGAAAGTGCGGGCCTTGTTCGAGGGCCGCGCCCACGTGACGATCGACGACCTGCGGGCGCTGGTCCACGTCACGTTGCGGCATCGCATCCTCGTCGGCTATCGTGCCGAGGCCGAAGGCGTGTCGGTCGATCAGGTCGTCGACCGGCTGTTGGAGACGGTGCCGGCGCCGGGGTAG
- a CDS encoding TolC family protein codes for MTKRACGKPVWCALLWLAASATARAENLGDAWRIVLSANPQLQAQRLNTGAAGLNLAAAQRGRLPRGTANVIDAQLLSPTPGINSPAFAGSGASGGGPQAGGTVPFLFGVTQNNIPIAINSLNQPIYAGGKIRASIDAAGARAAQQRAEQFRTALDLKLAVAEAYVGVLQAKRNLAVARSDVSRLSSFLADVKNRQRVGMATRNEELSAEVSLANARLREIQTRNAESIAWATYNRYLLRPLERVVELDEVGPPKSAEEVRPQERTDRRPPPAAALRARTPLDGGDTADLERLTQQALRNRPELISLTQQARALDAQAQVTRAAVRPNVNVGLNYAYLGFNTLSNRDIWAATAVGSWNFYDGGASRRQAQAQEQQGRALLRQRADQAAAIALEVRTRWLNLAEARERVEVSQVAVTQSEENVNVVQDRYRQQLSTYTEVLDAEAQRVQSYANFYNATYDAALAWFRLRRAVGDL; via the coding sequence ATGACGAAACGCGCTTGCGGAAAACCGGTCTGGTGTGCACTGCTGTGGTTGGCGGCGTCGGCAACGGCGCGCGCCGAGAACCTGGGCGACGCCTGGCGGATCGTGCTCTCGGCCAATCCGCAGTTGCAGGCCCAGCGGCTGAACACCGGCGCAGCCGGACTCAACCTGGCGGCGGCCCAGCGCGGCCGGCTTCCCAGGGGAACCGCCAACGTCATCGATGCCCAGTTGCTCAGTCCTACGCCGGGCATTAATTCGCCGGCGTTCGCCGGCTCCGGCGCGTCGGGCGGCGGCCCGCAAGCGGGCGGAACCGTCCCCTTCCTGTTCGGCGTCACTCAGAACAATATCCCGATTGCCATCAACTCGCTGAACCAGCCCATTTATGCCGGCGGGAAAATCCGCGCGTCGATCGACGCGGCCGGCGCGAGGGCCGCCCAGCAGCGCGCGGAGCAGTTTCGCACGGCGCTCGATTTGAAGCTGGCCGTGGCCGAAGCCTACGTCGGCGTGTTGCAAGCCAAACGCAACCTGGCAGTCGCCCGTAGCGACGTCAGCCGCCTAAGCTCGTTCCTGGCCGATGTGAAAAACCGGCAGCGGGTCGGCATGGCCACGCGCAACGAGGAGCTGTCGGCCGAGGTGTCGCTGGCCAATGCCCGGCTGCGCGAAATCCAGACCCGCAACGCGGAAAGCATCGCGTGGGCCACCTACAACCGCTATTTGCTGCGGCCGCTCGAGCGGGTGGTCGAACTGGACGAAGTCGGCCCTCCGAAGTCGGCCGAAGAAGTGCGGCCCCAGGAGCGGACCGATCGCCGGCCGCCTCCCGCCGCCGCGCTACGCGCCAGAACGCCGCTTGACGGCGGGGACACCGCCGACCTGGAACGGCTTACACAGCAGGCCCTGCGCAACCGGCCCGAGCTGATTTCGTTGACGCAACAGGCGCGGGCCCTGGACGCCCAGGCCCAAGTGACGCGGGCGGCGGTGCGGCCCAACGTCAACGTCGGCTTGAACTACGCCTACCTCGGCTTCAACACGTTGAGCAATCGCGACATCTGGGCGGCGACGGCCGTGGGAAGTTGGAACTTTTACGACGGCGGCGCCTCGCGGCGGCAGGCCCAGGCGCAAGAGCAGCAGGGCCGGGCATTGTTGCGGCAGCGGGCCGACCAGGCGGCGGCCATCGCCCTGGAGGTGCGCACCCGTTGGCTCAACCTGGCCGAGGCCCGCGAGCGGGTCGAGGTTTCGCAGGTGGCCGTCACCCAGTCCGAAGAGAACGTGAACGTGGTGCAGGACCGTTACCGCCAGCAATTGAGCACCTACACCGAGGTGCTCGACGCCGAAGCGCAGCGCGTGCAGAGCTACGCCAATTTCTACAACGCCACCTACGACGCCGCGCTGGCCTGGTTCCGCTTGCGCCGCGCCGTCGGCGATTTGTAG
- a CDS encoding type II toxin-antitoxin system Phd/YefM family antitoxin, whose protein sequence is MKVIPLSEARANLSRYGHLCHDEPIIVTVNGVPSFQLVPLEEDRALVDRLIEHNPKFREILEKRLDERGVSVKAALRRL, encoded by the coding sequence ATGAAAGTCATCCCCCTGAGTGAAGCGAGGGCCAACTTGAGCCGTTATGGCCATCTGTGCCATGACGAACCGATCATTGTAACGGTCAACGGAGTTCCCAGCTTCCAGTTGGTGCCTCTTGAAGAGGACCGGGCCTTGGTCGATCGACTCATCGAACATAATCCCAAGTTTCGAGAGATCTTGGAAAAGAGACTTGACGAGCGAGGCGTCTCGGTCAAGGCGGCACTGCGACGTCTGTAA
- a CDS encoding tetratricopeptide repeat protein, with product MTMACLLCLAPSLLHAADLHDAQKLYHTGKYAETIDMAAQAIAATDISEAWPILKLKGELTLGRYADARKTLEAALGRFPYSAQLHWLGREVYRFNNLPDRAKRMVDELGEQLRQAPWRYRDAINEVVVGRFMLSQGVDPKQVLDALFNDAKKQQPNAAGPWLASGELALEKNDFALSAEAFERAAKLAPDDPDAKLGLARAFAPSDPKLAQDAIEAALAINPFHLESLFFLIDDHVDSERYIEARELLDRVREINPEHPRHWAYRAVLAHLNSEPQQETECREAALRSWTTNPEVDHLIGTKLSQKYRFAEGARYQRQALKFDPGYLPAKMQLAQDLLRLGDEDDGWPLADEVYDKDGYNVLAHNLVTLHDSIGQFRTLAGGGFLVRMDAREAEIYGTRVLALLGRAKVQLCKKYEVKIDEPVVVELFPRQEDFAIRTFGMPGGAGFLGVCFGRVITANSPASQGEHPTNWEATLWHEFCHVVTLHKTANKMPRWLSEGISVYEERQADPTWGQTINARYREMMLGDDLTPVSQLSGAFLHPPTPLHLQFAYYESSLVVEFLVEKHGLPTLKRILVDLGVGMPINDSLARYAGSLDALDRDFAEFAVKRAEQMAPRADWSDPKLPAAAGSTAVAAFLKEHPANYQALQRLAARLIADKQWQAASEPLKKMADLYPDDGGGSNPYAPLATVYRELDDRKQERAALEKLVSLTDDNVDALSRLMELSLAAEDWPAALKFGDRLLAINPLRRAPYRGLATAAQRTGDDPRAIAAWRALLQLDPLDPAEAHYQLATLLHKTGDLAAAKRQALQALEDAPRYRAAQRELLAIVAEMEKKP from the coding sequence GATTTGCACGACGCCCAAAAGCTGTACCACACGGGCAAGTACGCCGAAACGATCGACATGGCCGCCCAGGCCATTGCCGCCACTGACATCAGCGAAGCCTGGCCCATTCTGAAGCTCAAGGGCGAGTTGACGCTGGGCCGCTATGCCGATGCCCGAAAGACGCTGGAAGCCGCGTTGGGCCGCTTTCCTTACAGCGCTCAGCTTCATTGGCTGGGCCGTGAGGTTTATCGCTTCAACAATTTGCCCGACCGCGCCAAGCGAATGGTCGACGAGCTGGGCGAACAGCTTCGGCAGGCGCCCTGGCGGTATCGCGACGCGATCAATGAAGTGGTGGTGGGGCGGTTCATGCTCTCGCAGGGCGTCGATCCCAAGCAGGTGCTCGACGCCCTGTTCAACGATGCCAAGAAGCAGCAGCCCAACGCGGCCGGACCGTGGCTCGCCAGCGGCGAGCTGGCCCTGGAGAAGAACGATTTCGCGCTCTCCGCCGAGGCCTTTGAGCGGGCAGCCAAGCTGGCTCCCGACGATCCCGACGCCAAGCTCGGCCTGGCGCGGGCCTTTGCGCCCAGCGATCCGAAGCTGGCTCAGGATGCGATTGAAGCGGCGTTGGCGATCAACCCATTTCACCTGGAAAGCCTGTTCTTTCTGATCGACGACCACGTTGATTCCGAACGCTACATCGAAGCCCGCGAGCTGCTCGATCGCGTGCGCGAGATCAATCCCGAACACCCTCGCCACTGGGCGTATCGGGCCGTTCTGGCGCACTTGAACAGCGAGCCGCAACAAGAGACCGAGTGCCGCGAGGCGGCGCTGCGCTCGTGGACCACCAATCCCGAAGTCGATCACCTGATCGGCACCAAGCTGTCGCAAAAATACCGCTTTGCCGAAGGTGCCCGATATCAGCGGCAGGCGCTCAAGTTCGACCCCGGTTATTTGCCGGCCAAGATGCAGCTCGCGCAGGACCTGCTGCGGCTAGGCGACGAAGACGACGGCTGGCCGCTGGCCGATGAGGTCTACGACAAAGACGGCTACAACGTGCTGGCCCACAACCTGGTGACGCTGCACGACAGCATCGGCCAGTTCCGCACGCTGGCGGGCGGCGGCTTCCTGGTGCGAATGGATGCCCGTGAGGCGGAGATTTATGGTACACGCGTGCTCGCTTTGCTTGGGCGGGCCAAGGTGCAGCTTTGCAAAAAGTACGAGGTGAAGATCGATGAGCCGGTGGTGGTGGAGCTGTTTCCGCGGCAGGAGGATTTTGCCATCCGCACCTTCGGCATGCCGGGCGGAGCGGGTTTTCTGGGCGTCTGCTTCGGCCGCGTGATTACGGCCAACAGCCCGGCCTCGCAAGGCGAACACCCGACGAATTGGGAAGCGACGCTCTGGCACGAATTCTGTCACGTCGTCACGCTGCACAAGACCGCCAACAAGATGCCGCGCTGGCTGAGCGAAGGGATTTCGGTGTATGAAGAACGGCAGGCCGATCCGACCTGGGGCCAGACGATCAACGCCCGCTATCGCGAGATGATGCTGGGCGACGACCTGACGCCGGTCAGCCAGCTCAGCGGCGCGTTTTTGCACCCGCCCACGCCGCTGCACCTGCAATTCGCCTACTACGAGTCGTCGCTGGTCGTGGAGTTCTTGGTCGAGAAACACGGTCTGCCGACGCTGAAACGGATTTTGGTCGATCTCGGCGTCGGCATGCCGATCAACGATTCGCTGGCCCGCTATGCCGGCTCGCTCGACGCGCTCGATCGCGACTTCGCGGAGTTCGCGGTCAAACGGGCGGAACAAATGGCTCCCAGGGCAGATTGGTCGGACCCGAAGTTGCCTGCCGCGGCCGGGTCAACGGCCGTGGCGGCCTTCCTCAAGGAGCACCCAGCGAACTACCAGGCTTTGCAGCGGCTGGCGGCGCGGCTGATCGCCGACAAGCAGTGGCAAGCGGCGTCGGAGCCGCTGAAAAAAATGGCCGACCTGTACCCGGACGACGGCGGCGGCAGTAACCCCTACGCTCCGCTGGCCACGGTCTATCGGGAACTGGACGACAGGAAACAAGAGCGTGCCGCCTTGGAAAAGCTGGTTTCTCTCACGGACGACAACGTCGACGCCCTCAGCCGGCTGATGGAACTATCGCTGGCGGCTGAAGACTGGCCGGCCGCGTTGAAGTTCGGCGATCGGCTGCTGGCCATCAACCCGTTGCGGCGGGCGCCGTATCGCGGCCTGGCGACCGCGGCCCAGCGAACGGGCGACGACCCGCGCGCCATCGCGGCCTGGCGGGCGTTGCTCCAGCTCGATCCGCTCGATCCGGCCGAGGCTCACTATCAACTGGCCACGCTATTGCACAAAACGGGCGACCTGGCGGCCGCCAAGCGTCAAGCACTCCAGGCGTTGGAAGACGCCCCGCGTTATCGGGCAGCACAGCGGGAGCTGTTGGCAATCGTAGCCGAAATGGAAAAAAAACCGTAG
- a CDS encoding tetratricopeptide repeat protein — MKRSLTGFVVVTLTIVLTAGTWAAQKKKPTRNGSANATPTSSSSAAGSSEPELPGDPRLAKMERDFVIEVAGLAKEYERKKDLDRARECYEQILKLVPHHPDAERKLKEIRGKEMMAEKKKLTVRATDGWQDTGINVIANRPLSIHAEGTWTFRMEQVLDADGMEIPKELKEFNLGCLVGKIVSAGSAEENQPFMVGKDVEIAPDQPGRLWLRMYDSDPTDNKGLLSVEILGTFEKGK, encoded by the coding sequence ATGAAACGATCTTTGACCGGATTCGTGGTCGTCACTTTGACCATCGTGTTGACGGCGGGCACTTGGGCGGCACAGAAAAAGAAACCCACCAGAAACGGTTCGGCCAATGCGACGCCGACTTCGTCGAGCAGCGCGGCCGGAAGCTCGGAACCGGAGTTGCCGGGCGATCCACGTTTGGCGAAAATGGAGAGAGACTTCGTCATCGAGGTGGCGGGACTGGCCAAAGAATATGAACGCAAGAAAGACCTTGACCGCGCCCGCGAATGCTACGAGCAGATATTGAAGCTCGTCCCGCACCATCCCGACGCCGAAAGGAAGCTGAAGGAGATTCGCGGCAAGGAGATGATGGCCGAAAAGAAAAAGCTGACGGTGCGAGCGACCGACGGCTGGCAAGACACGGGCATCAACGTGATCGCCAATCGGCCGCTGTCGATTCATGCCGAAGGGACCTGGACCTTCCGGATGGAACAGGTTCTCGACGCCGACGGCATGGAGATCCCCAAAGAGCTGAAAGAGTTCAATCTCGGTTGTCTGGTGGGCAAGATCGTGTCGGCTGGAAGCGCCGAGGAAAACCAGCCGTTCATGGTCGGAAAAGACGTGGAGATCGCGCCGGACCAACCCGGCCGGCTGTGGCTGCGGATGTACGACAGCGATCCGACCGACAACAAGGGCCTGTTGAGCGTCGAGATTCTGGGGACGTTCGAGAAAGGGAAGTAG
- a CDS encoding TolC family protein translates to MPAAIETSLEQNPDLVALRQAEGVSRAVVGVARSFPFNPFFQFQATPVEQAPAAAKAAEPNSAQKIYQYYLVMQTFELAHQRKHRERAALAQLSSVRWNVFQAELQNIALTEQLFMAALYQRGLRDLARAGADLSGSLLSVMERQLAAGQASAADVATTRIDARATRQQARLADANYQTSLLALRRQLNLPYGANVDLVGDLAELEFVPVDAEHLSQVPSLRRAVSKADSGEAIIRELASGRPDVLAAQSLAVAAAANRDLARSNRVPNLIAGPYYQSDDFGIKYFGFRGQVDIPVANTGRPLVRQRTAELRQQQVTAEQLRNRAEQEVRAALDRYERARRLAVDSAADLGEGMPVELQRLEQQFQAGEVDMMRIFTARSSLLQLRRAYLDSLNELALAAAGVTAATGLPPDALIRVRATPLPPPLPPSAAPQD, encoded by the coding sequence TTGCCCGCAGCCATCGAAACGTCGTTGGAACAAAACCCCGATCTCGTGGCGCTGCGGCAGGCCGAGGGTGTGAGCCGCGCGGTGGTGGGAGTGGCACGATCGTTTCCGTTCAATCCGTTCTTCCAGTTTCAGGCCACGCCGGTGGAACAGGCGCCGGCCGCGGCGAAAGCGGCCGAGCCGAACTCCGCCCAGAAGATATACCAGTATTATTTGGTGATGCAGACCTTCGAGTTGGCCCACCAGCGAAAGCACCGCGAACGGGCGGCGCTGGCGCAGCTCAGCAGCGTGCGGTGGAACGTCTTTCAGGCCGAGCTGCAGAACATCGCCCTGACCGAGCAGTTGTTCATGGCCGCGCTCTATCAGCGCGGCCTGCGCGACCTGGCCCGCGCGGGCGCCGACCTGAGCGGCAGTCTGCTCTCGGTGATGGAGCGGCAATTGGCGGCCGGGCAGGCCTCGGCGGCCGATGTGGCCACCACGCGCATCGACGCCCGTGCCACCCGGCAGCAGGCCCGCCTGGCCGATGCCAACTATCAGACCTCGCTGCTGGCCTTGCGGCGGCAATTGAACCTGCCCTACGGCGCAAACGTCGATCTCGTGGGCGACCTGGCCGAGCTGGAGTTTGTGCCGGTCGACGCCGAGCACCTGAGCCAGGTGCCTTCTCTCCGCCGGGCCGTGTCGAAGGCCGACAGCGGCGAAGCGATCATCCGCGAGCTGGCATCGGGGCGGCCCGACGTGCTGGCCGCGCAGTCCCTGGCGGTCGCGGCCGCGGCCAACCGCGACCTGGCGCGGTCCAACCGCGTGCCCAACTTGATCGCCGGGCCGTACTACCAGTCCGACGACTTCGGCATCAAGTATTTCGGTTTTCGCGGGCAGGTCGACATCCCGGTGGCCAACACCGGCCGGCCGCTGGTCCGCCAGCGCACCGCCGAGCTGCGGCAGCAACAGGTGACGGCCGAGCAGCTTCGCAATCGCGCCGAGCAAGAGGTGCGGGCGGCGCTCGATCGCTATGAGCGGGCGCGGCGGTTGGCGGTCGATTCGGCGGCCGACCTGGGCGAGGGGATGCCCGTCGAGTTGCAACGGCTGGAGCAGCAGTTCCAGGCGGGCGAGGTCGACATGATGCGCATTTTCACGGCCCGCAGCAGCCTGCTGCAGTTGCGGCGTGCCTATCTCGATTCGCTCAACGAGCTGGCTTTGGCCGCGGCCGGCGTGACCGCCGCAACCGGCCTTCCGCCCGACGCGCTGATACGCGTTCGGGCAACTCCCCTGCCGCCGCCGTTGCCGCCTTCCGCCGCGCCGCAGGACTAG
- a CDS encoding DUF4159 domain-containing protein has product MKLRLSFIVVLLLSLTAVTFAQRGWRRHRMIDPNMNDRRGVPEWENDKEFKNDVFTFVRIQYTSEWYDRWLTDFPDSDLNFSYRLHELTSLDVDPRGKILQLTDEQIFDYPFIYIIEPGTMMLTEEEVSALRRYLLNGGFLMVDDFWGEAEWYGFYRNIKRVFPDREPVELPLEHELFHCVYDLKQKPQIPSIHAWYSGHTFERWDAQEPHYRALFDDKGRMMAIICHNTDLGDGWEREGEDPGYFREMSEKWAYPLGINIVTYAMTH; this is encoded by the coding sequence ATGAAACTCCGCCTTTCCTTCATCGTCGTCCTACTGCTGTCTCTCACCGCGGTCACATTCGCCCAGCGCGGTTGGCGTCGGCACCGGATGATCGACCCGAACATGAACGATCGCCGCGGCGTGCCGGAGTGGGAAAACGACAAAGAGTTCAAGAACGACGTGTTCACGTTCGTGCGGATTCAGTACACCTCCGAGTGGTACGACCGCTGGCTCACCGACTTCCCCGACAGCGACCTCAATTTTTCGTACCGCTTGCACGAATTGACGTCCCTCGATGTCGATCCGCGCGGCAAAATCCTGCAGCTCACCGACGAACAGATTTTCGACTATCCGTTTATCTACATCATCGAGCCGGGCACGATGATGCTCACGGAGGAGGAGGTTTCCGCGTTGCGGCGATACCTGCTCAACGGCGGCTTCTTGATGGTCGATGATTTTTGGGGTGAGGCCGAGTGGTATGGTTTCTACCGCAACATCAAGCGCGTCTTTCCCGACCGCGAGCCGGTCGAGCTGCCCTTGGAACACGAGCTATTCCATTGCGTCTACGATCTGAAGCAGAAGCCGCAGATTCCCAGCATTCACGCCTGGTACAGCGGCCACACCTTTGAGCGCTGGGACGCCCAGGAGCCGCACTATCGGGCACTCTTCGACGACAAAGGCCGCATGATGGCCATCATCTGCCACAACACCGACCTGGGCGACGGCTGGGAACGCGAGGGCGAAGACCCCGGCTACTTTCGCGAGATGTCCGAGAAGTGGGCGTACCCGCTGGGGATCAATATCGTAACCTACGCGATGACGCACTGA